The following coding sequences are from one Liolophura sinensis isolate JHLJ2023 chromosome 12, CUHK_Ljap_v2, whole genome shotgun sequence window:
- the LOC135479538 gene encoding TM2 domain-containing protein 3-like encodes MGMVSKASVILYVLINVLIQWHNATSPTTDLTEEPSVLPTQDLGSDNADNSSAMTTDSFTTSTQVTVDNPSEYCPDGAVCSDLSQECLTCGFNTSCVYGKLDAISCTVKDPVPCVGNRTFTREFTCRFCYQMEPWLYTCSSNTSCTVISSPPRSTYMASCTVKSGVTCMGNRKFYKKLPCNWTSGYRWSTALALSITLGGLGADRFYLGLWREGLGKLFSFGGLGVWTLVDVILIAIGYIGPSDGTLYMQQE; translated from the exons ATGGGGATGGTCTCTAAAGCAAGTGTCATACTTTATGTCCTCATAAATGTTCTTATTCAATGGCACAATGCCACATCACCGACAACAGACCTGACCGAAG AACCAAGTGTTCTCCCGACGCAAGACCTGGGGTCAGATAATGCAGATAATTCATCTGCTATGACAACAGACAGTTTCACGACCAGCACACAGGTGACAGTTGACAATCCGTCCGAATACTGTCCCGACGGTGCAGTGTGTTCAGACCTCAGCCAGGAATGTTTGACGTGTGGATTCAATACCAGCTGTGTGTATGGCAAGCTGGACGCCATCAGCTGTACTGTCAAGGATCCAGTACCGTGTGTT GGAAACCGCACCTTTACCCGTGAGTTTACCTGCCGGTTCTGTTACCAGATGGAACCCTGGCTGTACACCTGTAGCTCTAACACCAGCTGTACAGTCATTTCCTCACCCCCCAGATCCACCTACATGGCCTCCTGTACCGTCAAGAGTGGAGTCACCTGCATGG GGAatagaaaattttacaaaaagttGCCGTGCAACTGGACTAGTGGATATCGTTGGTCTACAGCACTGGctctgag CATAACCCTAGGTGGACTGGGAGCAGACCGTTTCTACCTCGGACTCTGGAGAGAGGGCCTGGGGAAACTTTTCAGCTTTGGAGGCTTGGGAGTGTGGACACTTGTTGATGTCATCTTGATAGCCATTGGCTACATTGGACCATCTGATGGCACATTGTACATGCAGCAAGAGTGA